From the Malus domestica chromosome 17, GDT2T_hap1 genome, one window contains:
- the LOC103424987 gene encoding uncharacterized protein At4g28440-like has translation TSTKTAPSQTPQQSNAKPGLRKPVFTKVELLKPETSGHTIVAKVLGSNPVLQKGRSVSQHLRQTRISECLIGDETGTILFTARNDQVDLMKPGATVILRNARIDMFKGSMRLAVDKWGRIEVTEPANFVVKEDSTSGTPRRS, from the coding sequence ACGTCCACCAAAACGGCACCGTCTCAGACACCCCAGCAGAGCAATGCCAAGCCTGGTCTAAGGAAGCCCGTGTTCACCAAGGTCGAGTTGCTCAAGCCGGAGACCAGCGGCCACACGATCGTCGCCAAGGTCCTGGGCTCGAACCCTGTGCTGCAGAAGGGCCGATCGGTGTCGCAGCACCTTCGCCAGACTCGAATCTCTGAGTGCTTGATTGGGGACGAGACTGGGACCATTCTCTTCACTGCCAGGAACGATCAAGTTGACTTGATGAAGCCTGGTGCAACTGTAATTCTCCGCAATGCAAGGATTGACATGTTCAAGGGATCGATGAGGCTAGCAGTTGATAAATGGGGACGTATTGAGGTCACTGAACCTGCAAACTTTGTAGTCAAAGAGGACTCGACATCCGGAACTCCTCGCAGAAGCTGA
- the LOC103424986 gene encoding NADP-dependent malic enzyme 4, chloroplastic-like, with product MMSLNRSCFLGKPGIAGSSSPFSQSQKRRSTSLKVVAVVPKVRTSDRNGSVMMENPLQDVKAESEVFELKSTVHGGVQDVYGEDTATEDQLVTPWSVSVASGYTLIRSPHHNKGLAFTKKERDAHYLRGLLPPIVISQELQVKKMINSIRQYQVPLQKYIAMIDLQGRNEKLFYKLLIEHVEELLPVVYTPTVGETCQKYGSIFTQPQGLFISLKEKCKILEVLRNWPEKNIQVIVVTDGERILGLGDLGCHGMGIPVGKLALYTALGGVRPSACLPVTIDVGTNNEKLLNDEFYIGLRQKRATGQEYAELLQEFMTAVKQNYGEKVLVQFENFANHNAFELLAKYASTHLVFE from the coding sequence ATGATGTCCTTGAATAGAAGCTGTTTTCTGGGGAAACCGGGCATTGCTGGGTCTTCAAGCCCATTCTCTCAGAGCCAGAAGAGGCGGTCAACGTCGCTAAAAGTGGTGGCTGTGGTCCCAAAAGTCCGGACAAGCGACCGAAACGGTAGCGTTATGATGGAGAACCCATTGCAGGACGTGAAGGCCGAATCCGAGGTGTTTGAGCTGAAATCTACCGTCCATggtggggtacaagacgtgtACGGTGAGGATACTGCCACCGAGGACCAACTCGTCACGCCCTGGAGTGTCTCGGTTGCTAGTGGATATACATTGATACGATCTCCACACCACAACAAAGGTCTTGCTTTcacaaagaaagagagagatgccCACTACTTGCGTGGTCTTCTTCCCCCAATTGTTATTTCTCAAGAACTTCAGGTTAAGAAAATGATCAACAGTATCCGTCAGTATCAAGTTCCACTGCAGAAGTATATCGCTATGATTGATCTTCAGGGGAGAAATGAAAAGCTATTCTACAAGCTTCTTATTGAACATGTTGAGGAATTACTTCCGGTTGTCTATACTCCTACTGTCGGTGAAACTTGCCAGAAATATGGAAGCATCTTTACGCAACCACAGGGTCTTTTCATaagtttgaaagaaaaatgcaaGATTCTTGAAGTATTAAGGAACTGGCCTGAGAAGAATATTCAAGTCATTGTTGTCACTGATGGAGAACGGATCCTAGGGCTTGGGGATCTTGGCTGTCATGGAATGGGTATTCCTGTGGGTAAACTTGCTCTATACACGGCACTTGGAGGAGTTCGTCCTTCTGCTTGCTTGCCTGTAACCATTGATGTTGGTACAAACAATGAGAAGCTGTTGAATGATGAGTTCTACATAGGGCTGAGGCAAAAGAGGGCTACTGGGCAGGAATATGCCGAACTCCTACAAGAGTTCATGACTGCAGTCAAGCAGAATTACGGGGAGAAAGTTCTCGTTcagtttgaaaactttgcaaACCATAATGCGTTTGAACTGCTTGCAAAGTATGCCTCAACTCATCTTGTTTTTGAATGA